The proteins below are encoded in one region of Fibrella aestuarina BUZ 2:
- a CDS encoding SusC/RagA family TonB-linked outer membrane protein — protein MASRNLSKLLLGFSLLLGTLLSSTLALAQGTTRTGRVTGQSDGAGIPGVNVTIKGTTRGAVTNANGDFTIVADNAATLVFSFIGYKSQEVAVGSQTTFTVTLADDATSLNEVVVTGYTSDSRRETSGSVSTVPAQQLKTVPSGNVEQQLQGRVAGVTVITNGQPGTSSQIRVRGFGAFGGNQPLYVVDGVPTQNINFLNPDDIESTTVLKDAAAASIYGARAANGVIVYTTRRGQRRAQKLTVTYDGLYGFTDPGKGQPILNPQEQADWTWQARRNDIYQAGGTVGPDSFTGLAGGQYGSGQTPVLPEYLLVGTRAGVTGGVDLAAERTRYNTNPANGAVYLVIPSNKEGTNWYKAITRTAPLLRQTLGFSGGTDASRFYVSLGMQNQGGIVQYNDFSRYTLRANTEFDLTKNLRIGENFQLTYLSVKGQQGGSNGQNVAAEENDVLLAFRMAPIVPVYNSFGGYAGTAAPGFNNARNPVANRLGQQNNLSNSIIGYGNAYIEFDPIPALTLRSSLGGSFYNNYYNYYNRAQYENSENNTNFTYGEGASTGLAWTFTNTAQYKQRFGIHSIDVLGGIEALNTGSGRNIDGSGLNPATVDPAYVNLSTTTPGSTRLVNSGNGLGVNFYSQFARINYVFNDKYIVTGVIRRDGSSQFGANNRYGVFPAGSVAWRLSSEPFIKNQSWISDLKVRGGYGTMGNSNNVNPNNQYNLFSSNPGNGYDLTGANTSITPGFYRSQIGNPDAKWETSITTNFGIDGSFFNNRLEVIFDLWRKDTRDLLFQLGLPGVVGVRANAPSVNIASMRNQGIDIQIIGRGNVTSDLTYEANLTGSFLQNRITALAPGTPYFTGSGQRLSTPVVRNEPGQAISSFFGYKVIGLFNSKEEVSSAPTQDGAAPGRFRFADINNDGRINDDDRTYLGSPVPKFTGGATLTLKYKNFDFVTYLYTSLGNQIFNNSKWYTDFYPSFPGAAISARVKDSWLPTNTNTNVPIFESTSNFSTNTQANSYYVENGSYLRMQNLTLGYTLPAGMLDRLGMKRVRIAVAANNLFTVTGYSGLDPAVGGAADTNFGIDIGNYPLTRSYNAVLNISF, from the coding sequence ATGGCAAGCAGGAATCTCTCCAAACTGCTACTTGGCTTTAGCCTTTTGCTGGGTACGTTACTCTCCAGCACACTAGCCCTCGCTCAGGGCACTACTCGTACCGGTCGGGTTACGGGTCAGTCTGATGGAGCGGGTATTCCAGGGGTTAACGTAACGATTAAAGGCACCACGCGTGGGGCTGTCACCAATGCAAACGGTGATTTTACCATTGTAGCCGACAACGCTGCAACACTTGTTTTTTCGTTTATCGGGTACAAATCGCAGGAAGTCGCTGTCGGCTCTCAGACCACCTTTACGGTCACGCTGGCAGATGATGCTACCTCGCTCAACGAAGTCGTTGTTACGGGTTATACCAGCGATAGCCGCCGCGAAACATCCGGTTCGGTATCAACCGTGCCGGCTCAGCAGTTGAAAACGGTGCCTTCTGGTAACGTTGAACAGCAGTTACAGGGCCGCGTAGCGGGTGTAACGGTGATCACCAACGGACAACCGGGCACCAGCAGCCAGATCCGGGTACGTGGTTTTGGGGCCTTTGGCGGTAACCAACCCCTGTATGTCGTGGATGGCGTTCCGACGCAGAACATCAACTTCCTCAACCCCGACGACATCGAGTCGACGACGGTCCTGAAAGATGCCGCAGCGGCGTCGATCTACGGGGCACGGGCGGCCAACGGCGTAATCGTGTATACGACCCGCCGCGGCCAGCGCCGGGCGCAGAAACTGACCGTTACGTATGATGGTCTGTACGGTTTTACTGATCCGGGTAAAGGTCAGCCCATCCTGAATCCGCAGGAGCAGGCCGACTGGACCTGGCAGGCGCGCCGCAATGATATCTATCAGGCTGGCGGCACGGTTGGCCCCGATAGCTTCACGGGTCTGGCTGGTGGCCAATATGGATCGGGCCAAACGCCTGTTCTGCCCGAATACCTGCTGGTAGGCACTCGGGCCGGCGTAACGGGCGGCGTTGATCTGGCGGCCGAACGTACCCGGTACAACACCAACCCGGCCAACGGCGCCGTGTACCTGGTTATTCCGTCCAACAAAGAAGGTACCAACTGGTATAAAGCCATCACGCGCACGGCCCCGCTGCTGCGCCAGACGCTTGGTTTCTCAGGCGGTACCGACGCGAGCCGCTTCTACGTTAGCCTGGGCATGCAGAATCAGGGGGGTATCGTTCAGTACAACGATTTCAGCCGCTACACGCTGCGCGCCAACACTGAGTTTGATCTGACCAAAAACCTGCGCATTGGCGAGAACTTCCAGCTCACCTACCTGTCGGTTAAAGGGCAGCAGGGCGGTAGCAACGGCCAGAACGTAGCCGCCGAAGAAAACGACGTCTTGCTGGCGTTCCGGATGGCGCCCATCGTGCCGGTCTACAACTCGTTTGGTGGTTATGCCGGTACGGCAGCACCGGGCTTCAACAATGCCCGTAACCCGGTCGCTAACCGTCTTGGCCAGCAGAACAACCTTAGCAACAGCATTATCGGCTACGGTAACGCCTACATTGAGTTTGATCCGATCCCGGCCCTGACCCTGCGGAGCAGCCTGGGTGGTAGTTTCTACAACAACTACTACAACTACTACAACCGCGCTCAGTACGAAAACTCGGAGAACAACACCAACTTCACGTATGGCGAAGGCGCCAGCACGGGGCTGGCCTGGACGTTCACCAACACGGCGCAGTACAAGCAGCGGTTCGGCATTCACTCAATCGACGTATTGGGTGGTATCGAAGCCCTCAACACGGGCAGCGGCCGCAACATCGACGGCTCAGGTCTGAACCCTGCCACGGTCGATCCGGCCTACGTGAACCTAAGCACAACCACGCCCGGCTCTACCCGGCTGGTCAACAGCGGCAACGGCCTGGGGGTTAACTTCTACTCGCAGTTTGCCCGGATCAACTACGTGTTCAACGACAAGTATATCGTAACGGGGGTGATCCGCCGCGATGGTTCGTCGCAGTTCGGGGCTAATAACCGCTACGGGGTATTCCCGGCCGGTTCGGTTGCCTGGCGCCTGTCGTCGGAGCCGTTCATCAAAAACCAGTCATGGATCAGCGACCTGAAAGTGCGGGGTGGTTACGGTACGATGGGTAACTCCAACAACGTGAACCCCAATAACCAGTACAACCTGTTTTCGTCGAACCCCGGCAACGGCTATGACCTGACGGGTGCCAACACGTCGATTACGCCCGGTTTCTACCGCAGCCAGATCGGTAACCCCGATGCCAAATGGGAAACCTCGATCACGACCAACTTCGGTATCGATGGGTCGTTCTTCAACAACCGCCTGGAAGTCATCTTTGACCTGTGGCGGAAAGACACCAGAGACCTGCTGTTCCAATTGGGTCTGCCGGGTGTTGTAGGGGTTCGGGCCAACGCGCCGTCGGTCAACATCGCCAGCATGCGTAACCAGGGTATCGACATTCAGATTATCGGCCGGGGTAACGTCACCAGCGACCTGACCTACGAAGCCAACCTGACGGGTAGCTTCCTGCAAAACCGCATCACGGCGCTGGCTCCGGGCACGCCCTATTTCACGGGCAGTGGCCAGCGGTTGAGCACGCCGGTCGTTCGCAACGAACCGGGTCAGGCGATCTCGTCGTTCTTCGGGTATAAGGTGATCGGGCTCTTCAACTCGAAAGAAGAAGTATCCTCGGCTCCCACGCAGGATGGCGCCGCTCCGGGCCGTTTCCGTTTCGCCGACATCAACAACGATGGCCGCATCAACGACGACGACCGGACGTACCTGGGCAGCCCCGTACCGAAATTCACGGGCGGTGCTACGCTGACGTTGAAGTACAAAAACTTCGATTTCGTCACGTACCTGTACACGTCGCTGGGCAACCAGATCTTCAACAACTCGAAATGGTACACCGACTTCTACCCGTCATTCCCGGGAGCAGCCATCAGTGCCCGCGTGAAAGATTCGTGGCTCCCCACGAACACTAACACGAACGTACCCATTTTCGAGTCGACGTCGAACTTCAGCACCAACACGCAGGCCAACTCGTACTACGTAGAAAACGGCTCGTACCTGCGGATGCAGAACCTGACGCTGGGCTACACCCTGCCGGCCGGTATGCTGGATCGGCTGGGCATGAAGCGCGTGCGGATTGCGGTAGCAGCCAACAACCTCTTCACCGTTACGGGCTACTCGGGCCTCGACCCGGCTGTAGGGGGCGCAGCTGATACCAACTTTGGTATCGACATCGGTAACTACCCCCTCACGCGTAGCTACAACGCCGTACTGAACATCAGCTTCTAA